In Oreochromis aureus strain Israel breed Guangdong linkage group 20, ZZ_aureus, whole genome shotgun sequence, the following are encoded in one genomic region:
- the timm17b gene encoding mitochondrial import inner membrane translocase subunit Tim17-B, whose translation MEEYAREPCPWRIVDDCGGAFTMGAIGGGVFQAVKGFRNAPAGVRHRLKGSAKAVRVRAPQIGGSFAVWGGLFSTIDCGLVRLRGKEDPWNSITSGALTGAILAARSGPLTMMGSAMMGGILLALIEGFGILLTRYTAQQFQNPIPFADDPSQLPPKDGDHQHQGQRGQFQ comes from the exons ATGGAGGAGTATGCCCGAGAGCCCTG CCCCTGGAGGATAGTGGATGACTGTGGAGGTGCTTTCACAATGGGTGCAATTGGAGGAGGGGTGTTCCAGGCGGTCAAGGGCTTTCGAAATGCCCCTGCT GGTGTCAGACACAGGCTGAAAGGGAGTGCAAAAGCAGTGAGAGTTAGAGCTCCACAGATTGGAG GTAGCTTTGCTGTATGGGGAGGGCTCTTTTCCACAATCGACTGTGGTTTGGTTCGTCTGAGAGGGAAAGAGGATCCTTGGAACTCTATAACCAGTGGTGCGCTGACTGGAGCCATCCTAGCAGCACGCA GTGGACCTCTAACAATGATGGGCTCTGCAATGATGGGGGGGATTTTGCTCGCTCTCATTGAGGGTTTTGGGATTCTCCTAACCAGATACACAGCGCAGCAGTTTCAGAACC CAATTCCCTTTGCAGACGACCCTAGTCAGTTACCGCCAAAGGATGGAGATCATCAACATCAGGGGCAAAGGGGGCAGTTTCAGTAG
- the pqbp1 gene encoding polyglutamine-binding protein 1 isoform X1, which translates to MPLPPALLARLAKRGIVKPTEQGADEEIIAEDYDDNNVDYEATRVENLPPNWYKVFDSACGLPYYWNVETDMVAWLSPNDPTAVITKPAKKIRVEGGDEKGEKQVEKPDRDRDRERHRDRDRERDRDRERDRERDRDRDRERDDGRDRDRRKQRRDEAAPYSRSKKGRKDDEMDPMDPSAYSDAPRGSWSSGLPKRNEAKTGADTTAAGPLFQQRPYPSPGAVLRANAANQLPKE; encoded by the exons ATGCCTTTACCTCCAGCACTGCTGGCCCGATTGGCCAAGAGAGGGATTGTTAAACCAACAGAGCAAG GGGCAGATGAGGAGATTATTGCTGAAGATTATGATGACAACAATGTAGATTATGAAGCCACCAGAGTGGAGAATCTACCACCAAACTGGTACAAAGTGTTTGATTCTGCTTG TGGTCTTCCTTATTACTGGAATGTCGAGACAGATATGGTTGCCTGGTTATCCCCAAATGACCCAACTGCAGTAATAACAAAACCTGCCAAGAAAATAAGAG TAGAAGGAGGAGATGAAAAAGGCGAGAAGCAAGTTGAGAAACCAGACAGAGACAGGGACAGAGAACGACACAGAGACCGAGATCGGGAAAGGGATCGAGATCGGGAAAGGGACAGGGAAAGGGACcgggacagagacagagagcgtGATGATGGGAGGGACAGAGACAGAAGAAAGCAGAGAAGAGATGAGGCAGCACCATACAGTCGAAGCAAAAAAG GTAGAAAAGATGACGAGATGGACCCCATGGATCCAAGTGCTTACTCTGATGCTCCAAG GGGGTCGTGGTCAAGTGGGCTGCCTAAACGCAATGAAGCAAAAACGGGTGCAGACACCACAGCAGCGGGGCCTCTCTTCCAGCAGCGTCCGTACCCGAGTCCAGGAGCTGTTCTTCGGGCTAACGCAGCAAACCAACTACCCAAGGAGTAA
- the pqbp1 gene encoding polyglutamine-binding protein 1 isoform X2 — MPLPPALLARLAKRGIVKPTEQGADEEIIAEDYDDNNVDYEATRVENLPPNWYKVFDSACGLPYYWNVETDMVAWLSPNDPTAVITKPAKKIREGGDEKGEKQVEKPDRDRDRERHRDRDRERDRDRERDRERDRDRDRERDDGRDRDRRKQRRDEAAPYSRSKKGRKDDEMDPMDPSAYSDAPRGSWSSGLPKRNEAKTGADTTAAGPLFQQRPYPSPGAVLRANAANQLPKE; from the exons ATGCCTTTACCTCCAGCACTGCTGGCCCGATTGGCCAAGAGAGGGATTGTTAAACCAACAGAGCAAG GGGCAGATGAGGAGATTATTGCTGAAGATTATGATGACAACAATGTAGATTATGAAGCCACCAGAGTGGAGAATCTACCACCAAACTGGTACAAAGTGTTTGATTCTGCTTG TGGTCTTCCTTATTACTGGAATGTCGAGACAGATATGGTTGCCTGGTTATCCCCAAATGACCCAACTGCAGTAATAACAAAACCTGCCAAGAAAATAAGAG AAGGAGGAGATGAAAAAGGCGAGAAGCAAGTTGAGAAACCAGACAGAGACAGGGACAGAGAACGACACAGAGACCGAGATCGGGAAAGGGATCGAGATCGGGAAAGGGACAGGGAAAGGGACcgggacagagacagagagcgtGATGATGGGAGGGACAGAGACAGAAGAAAGCAGAGAAGAGATGAGGCAGCACCATACAGTCGAAGCAAAAAAG GTAGAAAAGATGACGAGATGGACCCCATGGATCCAAGTGCTTACTCTGATGCTCCAAG GGGGTCGTGGTCAAGTGGGCTGCCTAAACGCAATGAAGCAAAAACGGGTGCAGACACCACAGCAGCGGGGCCTCTCTTCCAGCAGCGTCCGTACCCGAGTCCAGGAGCTGTTCTTCGGGCTAACGCAGCAAACCAACTACCCAAGGAGTAA